A region from the Aegilops tauschii subsp. strangulata cultivar AL8/78 chromosome 5, Aet v6.0, whole genome shotgun sequence genome encodes:
- the LOC141022271 gene encoding uncharacterized protein, translated as MKNKDKLSKPTSAGRVAGKGLLTKWSSYYDTAGRKEKKTSSESQACEVQELRAQVARIPEIVQEQVQQQLGATITAIVPTLIQGISAWIAGGQQGPPPIPSFTGSNSQNAMAGPLVSPAEADQNDDDDDTFANVDQYFADHGDGGDFMGPPSQEPNPTKDVCDLAGTAEKPSCNRRRLQFSSQERPPAADFTEPQIGEDGPPSTADISRTVHVAGRPMLPRNMLDAATGAMRSLHDSVLSLEKRRLREKDVAYPVFAAKVPEGKGFVDNSIGGTIVLRFDDIHAMLNLHPLHYTFVRLFSLSMEMRIIRDKTPDIVIVDPFYMCAKILGSVGDRQVASSYLEGVILANQDKDNFLVPYFPDDTHCTLILLSPKYSMATYFDPDRQSNVDYTNVKKVLDDVLPGYVKSGGTFTRPIHKYGKHVFSHNTTF; from the exons atgaagaacaaggataagcttagtaagccgacgtcagctggccgtgtggccggcaaaggcttgttgacaaaatggtcgtcatactatgacactgctgggcgaaaggagaaaaagaccagctcggaaagccaggcgtgcgaggttcaagaactcagggcacaggtggcgcggattccggagattgtccaagagcaagtgcaacaacaactcggagcgacgatcaccgccattgtgcctaccttgatccaggggattagtgcgtggattgcgggcggccaacaggggccgcccccgattcctagcttcacgggcagcaactcgcagaacgcgatggcggggccattggtgtctccggcggaggcg gatcagaacgacgacgacgacgatacatttgccaacgtcgatcagtactttgccgatcatggggacggtggcgacttcatggggcctccttctcaagaacccaacccaacaaaagacgtgtgcgatctagctggtaccgcggagaagccaagttgcaacaggcgtcgtctgcagttcagctctcaggagaggcctccagctgccgacttcaccgagcctcagataggcgag gacgggccaccttcaactgcggatatctcgaggacggtgcatgtggcgggtaggccgatgctaccgagaaatatgctcgatgctgcaaccggtgctatgcggagtctgcatgacagtgttctttctttggagaagcggcgtctccgagagaaggatgtggcatacccggttttcgcggccaaggtgccagagggcaagggctttgtggataactccatcgggggtacgatcgtcctacggtttgatgacatccacgctatgttgaaccttcatccgctgcactacaccttcgttcggctattttcgctgagtatggagatgcggatcattcgcgacaagaccccggacatcgtgatagtcgaccccttctacatgtgtgccaagatcttgggcagcgttggggaccggcaagtcgcgagttcttacctcgaaggcgtcattctggcaaaccaagataaggataacttcctcgtgccttactttcccga tgacacacattgcacgctcatcctcctaagccccaaatattccatggccacgtatttcgacccggaccgtcagtcgaacgtagactacacaaatgtcaagaaggttcttgatgatgttctccccggctacgtcaaatctggaggcaccttcaccaggcctattcataagtacggcaagcacgtgttctcccacaatacgacgttctga